One genomic window of Thermorudis peleae includes the following:
- the ribD gene encoding bifunctional diaminohydroxyphosphoribosylaminopyrimidine deaminase/5-amino-6-(5-phosphoribosylamino)uracil reductase RibD, whose amino-acid sequence MPQHQRWSTDDRRFMRQALALAWQAQGRVAPNPAVGAVIVRDGMVVGAGCTHPPGGPHAEIVALRQAGEQARGATLYVTLEPCAHYGRTPPCTEALLAAGIARVVAALRDPFPAVNGRGLAQLREAGVAVTVGLEKRRAVEVNAGYLKRLQTGMPEVTVKYAITLDGRIATRTGNSRWITSAPARLLAHQLRDQHDAIMVGIGTVLADDPLLTTRIPAEHAGLGGPHHPLRVIVDRLARTPPTAALLAPDLPGRTVIACTDEAPVERRQALAAAGADVVVVPRSDRGVDLRALLCHLGNVGINRVLVEGGGTLIGSLFDDDLVDQVYALIAPLIVGGRTAPGPVGGDGVALLAHAWRLHHVRVRRLGPDIMVHGRIHPLPTV is encoded by the coding sequence ATGCCACAGCACCAACGCTGGTCGACTGATGACCGCCGCTTCATGCGACAAGCACTCGCACTTGCCTGGCAAGCGCAGGGGCGGGTTGCGCCGAACCCCGCTGTCGGTGCTGTCATCGTGCGCGATGGGATGGTCGTTGGCGCTGGCTGTACGCATCCCCCTGGCGGCCCACATGCTGAAATCGTCGCGCTACGCCAAGCTGGCGAACAGGCTCGTGGTGCTACGCTCTACGTGACACTGGAACCTTGCGCCCACTACGGCCGTACTCCGCCCTGTACCGAAGCGTTGCTTGCGGCTGGTATTGCGCGCGTCGTCGCTGCGCTCCGTGATCCGTTTCCGGCGGTCAATGGGCGAGGTCTTGCTCAGCTGCGGGAGGCTGGTGTTGCCGTTACCGTTGGGCTTGAGAAGCGGCGGGCGGTTGAAGTCAACGCTGGCTATCTGAAACGGCTGCAGACGGGTATGCCCGAGGTGACCGTCAAGTACGCTATAACGCTTGACGGGCGTATTGCTACCCGAACTGGCAACAGTCGATGGATCACCAGTGCACCTGCGCGGCTGCTTGCGCATCAACTCCGTGACCAACATGACGCGATCATGGTCGGCATTGGTACCGTCCTTGCCGATGATCCCTTGCTGACAACGCGCATACCGGCTGAGCATGCCGGGCTGGGCGGGCCACACCATCCGCTTCGTGTCATCGTTGACCGACTCGCTCGTACTCCTCCCACGGCCGCACTCCTTGCGCCCGATCTGCCTGGACGGACTGTCATTGCCTGCACCGATGAGGCTCCAGTCGAGCGGCGACAGGCGCTTGCAGCGGCTGGAGCAGATGTTGTCGTAGTGCCGCGGTCTGATCGCGGTGTTGACCTGCGCGCTCTGCTCTGTCACCTCGGCAACGTAGGCATCAACCGGGTGCTCGTTGAAGGTGGCGGTACACTCATCGGTTCGCTTTTCGACGATGATCTGGTCGACCAGGTCTATGCGCTCATCGCACCACTGATTGTCGGTGGTCGGACAGCTCCGGGGCCAGTCGGAGGCGACGGCGTCGCGCTGCTTGCCCACGCATGGCGACTCCACCATGTGCGCGTTCGCCGGTTAGGGCCAGACATCATGGTACACGGCCGCATCCATCCGCTGCCTACGGTATAG
- a CDS encoding phytoene desaturase family protein, whose product METAYDAVVVGAGPNGLAAAIALAMARQRVVVIEAAPVAGGGLRSEPLTLPGVVHDLCAAVLPFVRVSPFLRALPLGRNGLGWVESPFVLAHPFEDGTAAVLSRRLNETAARLAEDGPAYRRLLEIFVDQADPLFRWILGPLRWPSRPALIARFGLVALQSAQRLANTWFRTPQARALFAGVAAHGMLPLDQPPSAAFGLVLLLLAHTVGWPLPRGGAQRVADALVATLLEYGGELRTNTRVTSLAELPRARALLLDLAPPHVLSLARSWLPVSYRRWLRRYRFGPGVCKVDYVLDGPVPWRAVDCHDAATVHLGGTAEEIAEAERAVAHGQCPDRPFVILVQPSRFDPTRAPGTRQVVWAYCHVPAGSDRDLSAAIEEQIERFAPGFRKRILARHVQTAAQLAEREPNMIGGDINCGVMDLRQLFFRPAPRRNPYATPHPQLFLCSSATPPGGGVHGMCGYWAARSALARLTVTVRER is encoded by the coding sequence ATGGAAACAGCCTATGATGCCGTGGTGGTTGGCGCTGGCCCTAATGGGCTTGCGGCTGCTATTGCGTTGGCGATGGCACGCCAGCGAGTTGTTGTCATTGAAGCAGCGCCAGTCGCTGGAGGCGGCCTCCGCAGCGAACCACTGACGCTGCCTGGCGTCGTGCATGATCTCTGTGCGGCAGTCTTACCGTTCGTTCGGGTGTCGCCGTTCTTGCGAGCATTGCCCCTGGGCCGCAATGGCCTCGGATGGGTCGAGTCGCCCTTTGTCCTTGCTCATCCTTTTGAAGACGGTACCGCCGCGGTTCTCAGCCGTCGGCTGAATGAGACAGCAGCGCGTCTTGCTGAAGACGGTCCGGCCTACCGTCGCCTCCTTGAAATCTTCGTTGATCAAGCGGATCCCCTTTTTCGCTGGATTCTTGGTCCACTTCGCTGGCCATCGCGGCCAGCACTAATAGCGCGTTTCGGGCTTGTCGCCCTGCAGTCTGCGCAACGGCTAGCCAACACCTGGTTTCGAACCCCGCAGGCACGTGCACTCTTTGCTGGTGTTGCAGCACATGGCATGTTGCCGCTTGACCAGCCGCCATCAGCTGCCTTTGGCCTGGTCCTCTTGCTCCTTGCCCACACCGTGGGGTGGCCGCTGCCACGCGGCGGGGCACAGCGTGTTGCGGACGCTTTAGTTGCGACGCTGCTCGAATATGGCGGCGAATTACGGACCAACACGAGGGTTACGAGCCTTGCAGAACTGCCACGTGCACGAGCGCTACTGCTTGACCTCGCACCGCCGCATGTGCTTTCTCTTGCTCGCTCCTGGCTACCCGTTTCCTATCGGCGTTGGCTGCGACGCTATCGCTTTGGGCCAGGCGTATGCAAAGTTGATTACGTCCTCGATGGGCCAGTGCCTTGGCGGGCTGTTGACTGTCATGACGCAGCGACAGTCCATCTCGGCGGTACAGCAGAGGAGATCGCTGAAGCTGAACGTGCGGTTGCGCATGGTCAATGCCCTGATCGCCCGTTTGTCATCCTCGTGCAACCGAGCCGATTTGATCCGACGCGAGCCCCTGGGACACGTCAGGTTGTTTGGGCCTACTGCCATGTGCCCGCTGGCTCAGATCGTGACTTGAGTGCGGCGATTGAAGAACAGATCGAGCGATTTGCTCCTGGCTTTCGCAAGCGGATTCTTGCCCGTCATGTCCAAACAGCCGCTCAACTTGCTGAGCGCGAGCCGAATATGATCGGGGGTGACATCAACTGTGGCGTAATGGATCTCCGTCAGCTGTTCTTTCGCCCGGCACCGCGGCGTAACCCTTATGCCACACCGCATCCTCAACTGTTTCTGTGCTCGTCAGCAACGCCACCTGGTGGCGGCGTTCATGGCATGTGTGGCTACTGGGCCGCCCGCTCAGCCCTTGCTCGCTTGACGGTCACCGTACGAGAACGGTAG
- a CDS encoding M28 family metallopeptidase, with product MVGGDHRLAAQERASIPDEAWQWAERALVHIRVLAEEIGPRPSTGVGERRAADYAASIWRQAGLLTSIEPFRSGRSTYRPYALAFAAGLVGTVVWAVEPGRLRALLASALNGLGAWAFLCETEFRDHWARRLAPHGQSQNVVAVVPPTGPVRQRVVIYGHLDTHRTPVFYSSPRWLRAFSGLVGVSFLSLIANTVGFGRAAWRGRSPLPFWLLPATGMQLFALAMTLHADRTPYTPGANDNASGAASVLALGERLVRQPLNGTEVWVVANGCEEVGAYGIAAFLEQHRDALHNAVFIDLDMVGIGFPTLLLREGLLLPARPDRSVLALARKVAAHYPGWLGGEHRGGAYTDTGVVVRRGFRGLTIDSQLPTGHPAVPYMGYWHQQSDTVDKIELPCLARVHAFVWAMLQAIDEMADGA from the coding sequence ATGGTGGGCGGTGATCATCGCCTTGCAGCACAGGAGCGAGCATCGATCCCTGACGAAGCATGGCAGTGGGCCGAGCGAGCATTGGTGCACATCCGCGTATTGGCTGAGGAGATTGGCCCACGCCCGTCAACCGGCGTTGGTGAACGGCGCGCTGCAGACTATGCGGCGTCAATATGGCGGCAAGCAGGACTTTTGACCTCCATCGAACCATTCCGCAGTGGCCGATCGACCTATCGTCCGTATGCACTTGCGTTTGCTGCTGGACTGGTTGGCACGGTTGTCTGGGCGGTTGAGCCAGGTCGACTGCGCGCACTCTTGGCCTCGGCGCTCAACGGTCTTGGGGCATGGGCCTTCTTGTGCGAAACCGAATTTCGTGATCACTGGGCACGACGCTTAGCTCCCCACGGACAAAGTCAGAACGTCGTCGCCGTTGTGCCACCAACTGGTCCGGTACGGCAACGCGTTGTCATCTATGGGCATCTTGATACGCATCGAACTCCTGTGTTTTACAGCAGTCCGCGTTGGCTGAGGGCGTTCTCCGGACTTGTCGGGGTAAGTTTCCTAAGCCTCATTGCAAACACGGTAGGCTTCGGCCGCGCAGCATGGCGTGGCCGTAGCCCGCTTCCGTTCTGGCTCTTGCCTGCGACAGGAATGCAACTCTTTGCCCTTGCTATGACATTACATGCCGATCGCACACCCTATACTCCAGGCGCGAACGACAACGCTAGTGGTGCAGCAAGCGTGCTCGCGCTTGGCGAGCGCTTAGTGCGGCAGCCACTCAACGGAACCGAAGTGTGGGTGGTTGCCAATGGCTGTGAAGAAGTCGGTGCCTATGGCATTGCTGCCTTCCTTGAGCAACATCGCGATGCGCTCCACAATGCTGTGTTCATCGACCTCGACATGGTTGGCATCGGCTTCCCTACGCTTCTCCTCCGTGAAGGACTCTTGCTACCGGCACGACCTGACCGATCTGTGCTCGCGCTTGCACGCAAGGTAGCAGCTCACTATCCAGGATGGCTTGGCGGAGAGCATCGTGGTGGAGCCTATACTGATACCGGCGTCGTCGTGCGGCGTGGGTTTCGTGGCCTCACGATTGACTCACAGTTGCCAACAGGCCATCCAGCTGTGCCATATATGGGGTACTGGCATCAGCAGTCGGATACAGTGGACAAGATTGAACTGCCGTGCCTAGCACGAGTGCACGCGTTTGTCTGGGCAATGCTTCAGGCGATTGACGAGATGGCCGATGGTGCATAA
- a CDS encoding bifunctional 3,4-dihydroxy-2-butanone-4-phosphate synthase/GTP cyclohydrolase II — MDERWERVERACAAFRSGGFVLIVDDADRENEGDLAIAAQFVTPETVAFMAREARGLICVPMAPEWADRLGLRPMVAPSEDEAPFGTAFLVSVEARYGVTTGISAYDRATTIRKLADPTATRADFVTPGHVFPLRARPGGVLERGGQTEASVDLARLAGLHPVAALCEVMRADGQMARLPELERFAAEHDIPIVHVADIVAYRIAHERLAQRVAETQLPTRYGTFSLRAYRRIGSDEIDLALWCGAVDDGQPVLVRLHSECLTGDVFGSLRCDCGAQLEAALERIGQHGRGVLVYLRQEGRGIGLVNKLRAYHVQDAEGLDTVEANLRLGLPVDARDYRAAAIILHDLGVQHVQLLTNNPAKLRALACYGFASVVRVPLVIPPNDHNRHYLETKRTKLGHLLGELSPRVSAAAE, encoded by the coding sequence ATGGATGAGCGTTGGGAGCGTGTTGAGCGTGCATGCGCTGCGTTTCGGTCTGGTGGCTTCGTGCTCATCGTTGACGACGCTGACCGAGAAAATGAGGGCGATCTGGCCATTGCTGCTCAATTTGTTACTCCTGAGACCGTTGCCTTCATGGCGCGCGAAGCACGCGGCTTAATCTGTGTTCCCATGGCGCCGGAGTGGGCTGACCGGCTTGGGCTCCGACCAATGGTCGCTCCGAGTGAAGATGAAGCGCCATTTGGGACCGCGTTCCTGGTGTCGGTCGAGGCGCGCTATGGGGTAACAACAGGGATTTCAGCCTATGATCGTGCGACAACCATTCGGAAACTGGCCGACCCCACAGCGACACGCGCCGACTTCGTCACGCCTGGGCACGTCTTCCCCTTGCGTGCTCGTCCAGGTGGCGTGCTTGAACGCGGTGGACAGACAGAAGCCTCAGTTGACCTCGCACGGTTAGCTGGCTTGCATCCTGTTGCAGCCCTGTGCGAAGTCATGCGTGCCGATGGCCAGATGGCCCGATTACCCGAGTTAGAGCGCTTTGCTGCCGAGCATGATATTCCCATCGTGCATGTCGCTGACATCGTTGCCTACCGTATTGCCCACGAGCGACTTGCCCAACGTGTCGCCGAAACGCAGCTGCCAACCCGATACGGGACCTTTTCACTCCGAGCCTATCGTCGCATTGGTAGCGATGAGATCGACCTGGCGCTCTGGTGCGGGGCTGTTGACGATGGACAGCCGGTGCTTGTCCGTCTTCATTCTGAATGCCTCACCGGTGATGTATTCGGCTCCCTGCGCTGTGATTGTGGTGCCCAGCTGGAGGCGGCCCTGGAGCGGATTGGACAGCACGGTCGCGGCGTACTGGTCTACCTTCGCCAGGAGGGGCGCGGCATTGGCTTAGTCAACAAGCTCCGGGCGTACCATGTTCAGGATGCAGAAGGCCTCGATACGGTCGAAGCGAACCTGCGCCTTGGATTGCCAGTTGATGCCCGCGATTATCGAGCAGCTGCGATCATCCTCCATGATCTTGGCGTGCAGCATGTGCAACTGCTGACGAATAACCCAGCCAAATTGCGTGCCCTCGCCTGCTATGGCTTTGCGAGTGTTGTGCGGGTGCCGCTTGTGATTCCCCCAAATGACCACAACCGGCATTACCTTGAGACAAAGCGCACCAAACTTGGTCACCTGCTCGGAGAATTGTCGCCTCGCGTCAGTGCAGCAGCTGAATAG
- a CDS encoding riboflavin synthase: MFTGIIEEVGTVRRVVHRPGGAEITIACRTVLEGTRLGDSISVDGVCLTVTDCTTDGFTVGLQPVTLERTTLGQLKPGDRVNLERALAVNGRLGGHYVQGHVDGVGRITSKQPHGEAMIVRITVPPAIQRYLVERGYIAVDGASLTIMTVHPDGLSVSLVRYTQQHITLPQKPVGALVNLEVDVMAKYVERLLAAQSAAPDGVTPELLVRAGFWEAH; this comes from the coding sequence ATGTTCACAGGCATTATTGAAGAAGTCGGTACGGTGCGCCGCGTTGTCCATCGCCCCGGTGGGGCTGAGATCACGATTGCGTGCCGAACGGTGCTCGAGGGCACGCGCCTGGGCGACAGTATCAGTGTCGATGGCGTCTGTCTCACCGTGACGGATTGCACCACTGACGGGTTTACCGTAGGACTTCAGCCTGTCACGTTGGAACGAACGACGCTCGGCCAGCTCAAGCCCGGTGATCGGGTCAATCTCGAACGAGCGCTTGCTGTGAATGGCCGGCTCGGCGGTCACTACGTCCAGGGGCATGTCGATGGCGTTGGCCGCATCACCAGCAAGCAGCCCCATGGTGAAGCCATGATTGTACGCATTACTGTTCCCCCGGCGATTCAGCGCTACCTCGTCGAGCGCGGCTACATTGCAGTTGATGGCGCCAGCTTGACCATTATGACGGTGCATCCTGACGGGTTGAGTGTCTCACTCGTACGGTATACCCAGCAGCATATTACGCTGCCGCAGAAGCCGGTTGGCGCGCTGGTCAATCTCGAAGTTGATGTCATGGCCAAGTATGTCGAGCGGTTATTGGCGGCACAGTCAGCCGCGCCTGATGGCGTGACGCCTGAGTTGCTTGTGCGGGCTGGCTTTTGGGAGGCGCACTAA